A stretch of DNA from Sphingomonas sp. SORGH_AS_0879:
CGCATGCATGAGCAGCATACGGCCGATCTTTTCCTTCTTGTCCTTCACCGAGTTCAGGACCTGCGACGACGTTTCGAGCTTGCCCGAATAGATGCGCGCGAAGGTGAGCGAACCGACGAACGGATCGTTCATGATCTTGAACGCCAGCGCCGAGAAGGGCTCAGTGTCCGACGAAGGACGCTCGTCCGGCGTCTCACCGTCGAGCTTCACGCCCTTGATGGCCGGAACGTCGAGCGGCGACGGCAGATAGTCGATGACCGCGTCGAGCAGGGGCTGCACGCCCTTGTTCTTGAACGCCGAGCCGCAGACCACGGGGACGAACGCCATTTCCAGCGTGCCCTTGCGGATCAGCTTCTTCAGCTCCTCGACCGAAGGCTCGTTGCCTTCCAGGTACGATTCCATCGCGGCATCGTCCTGCTCGACGGCCATTTCGATCAGGTCGCTGCGATACTTGGCGGCCTTTTCCTTCAGGTCATCGGGGATGTCCTGATATTCGAACTTGGCGCCCAGCGACTCTTCGAGCCAGATGATCGCACGGTTCTCGACCAGGTCGACCAGACCCTTGAAGCCGCCCTCGATGCCGATCGGCAGATACAGGACCGCCGGACGCGCGCCGAGGCGCTCGATGATCGAGTTCACGCAGAAATAGAAGTCGGCGCCAGTGCGATCGAGCTTGTTGACGAAGCACATGCGCGGCACGCCGTACTTGTCGGCCTGACGCCACACGGTTTCCGACTGCGGCTCAACGCCCGCCACGCCGTCGAAACAGGCGACCGCGCCGTCGAGCACGCGGAGCGAACGCTCCACCTCGATGGTGAAGTCGACGTGCCCGGGGGTGTCGATGATGTTGATGCGGTTGTCGTTCCAGAAACAGGTCGTCGCGGCCGACGTGATGGTGATGCCGCGCTCCTGCTCCTGCTCCATCCAGTCCATGGTGGCGGTGCCTTCATGCACTTCGCCGATCTTGTAGGACTTGCCGGTGTAATAAAGAATGCGCTCGGTCGTGGTCGTCTTGCCGGCATCGATGTGCGCCATGATGCCGATGTTGCGATACTTCTCGAGCGGATGGCTGCGGGCCATGATCGATCTTCCTCAAGCGTAGGGGGGAGCCGGTTGGCCCGGCTCCCCCTTATATAGGCTGTTTGCGTGACCAGCGGAAGACCGCCGGCACCGCACCCTGAAAAGGTTGCGGCAGGACGGAAATAATTCCGGTCCCGCCGCAGGCCTTTACCAGCGGTAGTGCGAGAAGGCGCGATTCGCTTCCGCCATGCGGTGCGTGTCTTCGCGCTTCTTGACCGCGTTGCCGCGATTGTTCGCGGCGTCCATCAGCTCGCCCGACAGACGCGCGGCCATGGTGTTCTCCGAACGGGCGCGCGACGCGCCGATCAGCCAACGGATGGCCAGGGCCTGGGCACGCTCCGGACGGACTTCGACCGGGACCTGATAGGTCGCACCGCCGACGCGGCGCGAACGGACTTCGATGCCCGGCTTGATGTTGTTCAGCGCATCGTGGAACACGCCGATCGGATCGCGCTTGGCGCGCGTCTCGACGGTTTCCAGAGCACCATAGACGATGGATTCGGCGACGGACTTCTTACCGTCCAGCATGACCGAATTCATGAACTTCGACAGGACCACATCTCCGAACTTGGGGTCCGGCAGGATTTCCCGCTTTTCGGGACGACGACGACGAGCCATTCTCGTATTTCCTTACAAAACTTCAGCCTTTGATGGTCGAGGAGCCTGAAAACAGGCCCGACCGGCTTACTTCGGACGCTTGGCGCCGTACTTCGAGCGGGACTGCTTGCGATCCTTCACGCCCTGCGTGTCGAGGACGCCGCGCAGCACATGGTAGCGCACGCCGGGAAGGTCGCGCACACGGCCGCCGCGGATGAGCACCACCGAGTGCTCCTGCAGGTTGTGGCCTTCGCCCGGGATGTACGAAATGACTTCGCGGCTGTTGGTCAGACGGACCTTGGCCACCTTGCGAAGCGCCGAGTTCGGCTTCTTCGGGGTCGTCGTGTAGACACGGGTGCAAACGCCGCGCTTCTGCGGGTTCTGCTCCATTGCAGGGACCTTGGACTTGGCCTTCTGCAGTTCGCGGCCCTTGCGGACCAGCTGGTTGATCGTCGGCATTGAAGCCTTCACCTTTCCATGAGGTTACTTTGCTGGAGCCATCACAGCACTTCGGAATACAAAAAGGGGCCATCGCGGCTTTCGCCCGGCCCTATTCGCATCCAGCAATGTTCAAGCTTGCCCGACGGATAAGTCCCGAATCCCGAGAAATCCCCTTCGTGCAGCGGCGGGCTATACGCGGGAAGGCGTGTCGGGTCAACGTGGGCTGGACAGGGCTTCGGATACCCCTCGCAGCCGGGTACGATTTTTTCGCACGGAACGCTTGCCCTGCCCGGCCGCTCGGGCTAATGGCGACCGCCTCGCAGGAGTGTAGCTCAGTTGGTAGAGCATCGGTCTCCAAAACCGAGGGCCCACGGTTCGAGTCCGTGCACTCCTGCCACTTTTCATGACATCGTCGGATAGGTGACACCGCAGTTTGTGGCGGGCGCTGACGCGCGATGGCTTGCCTGAAACCGTCATCCCAGCGCAGGCTGGGATCTCTGACAGTCGTTCCGGCGCGCTCGATAAAGGCCCCAGCCTGTGCTGGGGCGACGGTGAGGTGTTGACGGAATGGACCGTCAATTCACCGGTCGGGGCCCGACGCCCGGCGGAGTCGCTGGGTCGACCTCATCGATTTCGTCGCCCCGGTTGCCGCCACCGGCCCCTGCCCCGCTGCCATGCACTTCGCCCGTCTTCGGATCGACCGAGGCGCGCCGGCCATTGTCCGCAGGCAGACTGGTCTCCGCATGGCCTTCACCGGTCGCGGGCGCGGCGGTGGTGACGCTGCCCGCCGGTTCGGCGCGGCCCATCGCATCCTCGTCATCTCGGGTGTAACCCTGCCCCGAATAGCCGCTGTCGCGGTCGAAGGGCTGGGGTGGGCGCTTGTCGGTGTCGGACATGGACGATCTCCTTGCTGCCCAGGTGAACGGGAGAGGAGAGCCGCCGTTCCCCGAAATGCGAAAGGGGCGCCCGGCCTGTCGGCCGACGCCCCTCTCCCTCAAACCGAAGCCCGATCGAGTCAGCTACGGAACAGCGAATGCGGATCGATGATGTCGTCACCGCGCGTGACCGTATCGGCGTCGCGGCTCTGCTGCTCGCGCTCGGCCCGCAGCGAGGCGAGCAGCGCTTCGCGATCGCCCTCCAGGCGGTTGTCGGTCGGCTGCGCATCGGCATTGCCACCGGTCGACTTGGCCGCCTTGGCCACGGCCGAGTCCAGTTCGCGCTGCGTGGTCAGGCCCAGGGTCACCG
This window harbors:
- the fusA gene encoding elongation factor G, whose amino-acid sequence is MARSHPLEKYRNIGIMAHIDAGKTTTTERILYYTGKSYKIGEVHEGTATMDWMEQEQERGITITSAATTCFWNDNRINIIDTPGHVDFTIEVERSLRVLDGAVACFDGVAGVEPQSETVWRQADKYGVPRMCFVNKLDRTGADFYFCVNSIIERLGARPAVLYLPIGIEGGFKGLVDLVENRAIIWLEESLGAKFEYQDIPDDLKEKAAKYRSDLIEMAVEQDDAAMESYLEGNEPSVEELKKLIRKGTLEMAFVPVVCGSAFKNKGVQPLLDAVIDYLPSPLDVPAIKGVKLDGETPDERPSSDTEPFSALAFKIMNDPFVGSLTFARIYSGKLETSSQVLNSVKDKKEKIGRMLLMHANSREDIQEAYAGDIVALAGLKDTTTGDTLCAQNAPIILERMEFPEPVIELSVEPKTKADQEKMGVALNRLAREDPSFRVTSDAESGQTIIKGMGELHLEILVDRMKREFKVEANVGAPQVAYREYLKKPVDIDYTHKKQSGGTGQFGRVKVKLTPGERGSGFVFKDEIKGGNIPKEYIPAIEKGFRETAETGSLVGFPIIDFEVLLYDGAYHDVDSSALAFEICARGAMREAAQKSGITLLEPVMKVEVVTPEDYLGDVIGDMNSRRGQIQGTDTRGNAQTVEAMVPLANMFGYVNALRSFTQGRAQYSMQFSHYDEVPQNVADEVKAKLA
- the rpsG gene encoding 30S ribosomal protein S7 — protein: MARRRRPEKREILPDPKFGDVVLSKFMNSVMLDGKKSVAESIVYGALETVETRAKRDPIGVFHDALNNIKPGIEVRSRRVGGATYQVPVEVRPERAQALAIRWLIGASRARSENTMAARLSGELMDAANNRGNAVKKREDTHRMAEANRAFSHYRW
- the rpsL gene encoding 30S ribosomal protein S12, translating into MPTINQLVRKGRELQKAKSKVPAMEQNPQKRGVCTRVYTTTPKKPNSALRKVAKVRLTNSREVISYIPGEGHNLQEHSVVLIRGGRVRDLPGVRYHVLRGVLDTQGVKDRKQSRSKYGAKRPK